A section of the Agrobacterium tumefaciens genome encodes:
- the urtA gene encoding urea ABC transporter substrate-binding protein, whose amino-acid sequence MMFRKTLSAALLGAILSTTAFHGAFAADDTIKVGVLHSLSGTMAISETTLKDAMLMLIDEQNKKGGVLGKKLEAVVVDPASDWPLFAEKARQLISQDKVAAVFGCWTSSSRKSVLPVFEELNSILFYPVQYEGEESSRNIFYTGAAPNQQAIPAVDYLANTEGVERWVLAGTDYVYPQTTNKILKAYLMSKGVKEEDIMINYTPFGHSDWQTIVSDIKKFGSAGKKTAVVSTINGDANVPFYKELANQGIKAEDIPVVAFSVGEEELAGLDTAPLVGHLAAWNYFQSVDAPVNAEFIKTWHAFTKNDKRVTNDPMEAAYIGFNAWVKAVESAGTTDTDKVLDSIIGVSVPNLSGGYSTVMPNHHITKPVLIGEIQADGQFEIVQQTPQVVGDEWSDYLPDSKDLISDWRKPMSCGNFNVATGKCGGKGS is encoded by the coding sequence ATGATGTTCCGCAAGACGCTCAGTGCCGCGCTGCTTGGCGCAATCCTGTCCACCACCGCCTTCCATGGCGCCTTTGCTGCCGATGATACGATCAAGGTCGGCGTGCTGCATTCTCTTTCCGGCACCATGGCCATTTCAGAGACCACGCTGAAAGATGCCATGCTGATGCTCATCGACGAGCAGAACAAGAAGGGCGGCGTTCTCGGCAAGAAGCTTGAAGCTGTCGTGGTCGATCCGGCCTCCGACTGGCCGCTTTTCGCCGAAAAGGCCCGCCAGTTGATTTCGCAGGACAAGGTCGCCGCCGTTTTCGGCTGCTGGACGTCTTCCTCGCGTAAATCCGTTCTGCCTGTTTTCGAAGAGCTGAACTCGATCCTGTTCTACCCGGTTCAGTATGAGGGTGAAGAATCCTCGCGCAATATCTTCTACACGGGCGCCGCCCCCAACCAGCAAGCCATTCCGGCCGTCGATTACCTCGCCAATACCGAAGGCGTCGAGCGCTGGGTTCTGGCCGGCACGGACTATGTCTATCCGCAGACCACCAACAAGATCCTGAAGGCCTACCTGATGTCGAAGGGCGTCAAGGAAGAGGACATCATGATCAACTACACGCCGTTCGGTCACTCCGACTGGCAGACGATCGTGTCCGACATCAAGAAATTCGGTTCGGCCGGCAAGAAGACCGCCGTGGTTTCCACCATCAATGGTGACGCCAACGTGCCCTTCTACAAGGAACTGGCCAACCAGGGCATCAAGGCCGAAGATATTCCGGTCGTCGCCTTCTCCGTGGGTGAAGAAGAGCTTGCCGGTCTCGATACCGCGCCGCTGGTTGGCCACCTTGCCGCCTGGAACTACTTCCAGTCCGTCGATGCGCCCGTCAATGCCGAGTTCATCAAGACCTGGCATGCCTTCACCAAGAACGACAAGCGCGTGACCAACGACCCGATGGAAGCCGCCTATATCGGCTTCAACGCCTGGGTAAAGGCCGTCGAATCCGCCGGCACGACCGATACGGACAAGGTTCTGGACAGCATCATCGGCGTTTCCGTGCCGAACCTTTCGGGTGGTTATTCCACCGTCATGCCGAACCACCACATCACCAAGCCGGTGCTGATCGGTGAAATCCAGGCTGACGGCCAGTTTGAGATCGTACAGCAGACACCGCAGGTGGTGGGCGACGAATGGTCGGATTACCTGCCGGATTCGAAGGATCTGATCTCTGATTGGAGAAAGCCGATGTCCTGCGGCAACTTCAACGTGGCCACGGGCAAGTGCGGCGGCAAGGGTAGCTGA
- the urtB gene encoding urea ABC transporter permease subunit UrtB has translation MTIRYFLGAIFLWFTMGIAAHAVAQSDPKALIDQLGTADFKQAETLIGQIAATGDARVVPALEAFAAGDLYVRKSDNLVFMTKPAGSDFTLIDPLTGESAGSAPKATVTKIRVNNNLRRVIRAAMGGLTLLSPEKSVRLSAADAVLKAPSAENLELLEAAISKETDNEVRTRMEEARAVSLLSSDRPLEVKKEAIATIKALGGRDAISILMAATPSVDPSLKPDVDEAISSIESALAFWDYAQNVWYGLSLGSVLLLAAIGLAITFGVMGIINMAHGEMVMIGAYSTFMVQELIRSHFPGLFDWSLAIALPAAFLVTACVGLVMERGVIRYLYGRPLETLLATWGISLILQQGVRSIFGPTNREVGSPSWMSGSFSVGYLNFTWNRVWIVCFSLSVFFALLVLLKRSAFGLQMRAVTQNRRMASSMGIRTPWVDAFTFALGSGVAGLAGVALSQIDNVSPNLGQSYIIDSFMVVVFGGVGNLWGTLVGALSLGVLNKFLEPTVGAVLGKILVLVLIILFIQKRPRGLFALKGRAIEA, from the coding sequence ATGACGATCCGATATTTTCTCGGAGCCATCTTCCTCTGGTTCACCATGGGGATCGCAGCCCACGCCGTCGCGCAAAGCGACCCAAAGGCGCTGATCGATCAGCTCGGCACGGCTGATTTCAAGCAGGCCGAAACATTGATCGGTCAGATCGCCGCAACCGGCGATGCGCGTGTCGTTCCGGCGCTGGAGGCTTTTGCGGCGGGTGATCTCTACGTGCGCAAATCCGACAATCTCGTCTTCATGACCAAGCCCGCCGGTTCCGATTTCACGCTGATCGACCCGCTGACGGGTGAAAGTGCCGGCTCGGCGCCGAAGGCGACCGTTACCAAGATCAGGGTCAACAATAATCTACGTCGCGTCATCCGCGCCGCGATGGGCGGGCTGACGCTGCTCAGCCCGGAAAAATCCGTGCGGCTTTCGGCAGCTGACGCGGTCCTGAAAGCGCCAAGCGCTGAAAATCTCGAATTGCTGGAAGCGGCCATATCAAAGGAAACCGATAATGAGGTGCGGACCCGGATGGAGGAGGCGCGGGCTGTCTCACTGCTCTCCTCCGACCGCCCCCTTGAGGTGAAGAAAGAAGCGATCGCCACCATCAAGGCACTTGGCGGGCGCGATGCGATCAGCATTCTGATGGCGGCGACGCCGTCGGTCGATCCGAGCCTGAAGCCGGATGTGGACGAGGCGATTTCCAGCATCGAAAGCGCGCTTGCTTTCTGGGATTACGCACAGAATGTCTGGTACGGCCTGTCGCTCGGCTCGGTGCTGCTGCTCGCCGCCATCGGCCTTGCCATCACCTTTGGCGTCATGGGCATCATCAATATGGCGCATGGCGAGATGGTGATGATCGGCGCCTACTCCACCTTCATGGTGCAGGAGTTGATCCGCAGTCATTTCCCCGGCCTGTTCGACTGGTCGCTGGCGATTGCCCTGCCGGCCGCCTTTCTGGTCACGGCCTGCGTCGGCCTCGTCATGGAGCGCGGCGTCATCCGCTATCTTTACGGGCGGCCGCTGGAAACCCTTCTCGCCACCTGGGGCATCTCGCTGATCCTGCAACAGGGCGTGCGTTCCATCTTCGGCCCCACCAACCGGGAAGTCGGCAGCCCGAGCTGGATGTCCGGCTCCTTCAGCGTCGGTTATCTCAATTTCACCTGGAACCGGGTGTGGATCGTCTGCTTCTCGCTGTCGGTGTTTTTTGCGCTGTTGGTGCTTCTGAAGCGCTCCGCCTTCGGGTTGCAGATGCGCGCCGTGACCCAGAACCGCCGCATGGCCTCCTCCATGGGCATCCGCACGCCATGGGTGGATGCCTTCACCTTCGCGCTTGGTTCGGGTGTTGCCGGGCTTGCGGGCGTCGCCCTGTCGCAGATCGACAATGTCTCTCCGAATCTCGGCCAGAGCTACATCATCGACAGTTTCATGGTCGTGGTGTTCGGCGGCGTCGGCAATCTCTGGGGAACGCTGGTAGGCGCCCTGTCGCTCGGCGTGCTCAACAAGTTCCTCGAGCCGACGGTGGGGGCCGTGCTCGGCAAGATCCTCGTGCTCGTTCTCATCATCCTGTTCATCCAGAAGCGGCCGCGCGGTCTCTTCGCACTCAAGGGAAGGGCGATCGAAGCATGA
- the urtC gene encoding urea ABC transporter permease subunit UrtC: protein MITGFLLRALDRRISIAIGIILAIAVLVPASNLLLPEGSAFRIPTYIMSMLGKYLAYALLALALDLVWGYCGILSLGHAAFFALGGYAMGMYLMRQIGTRGVYGHPVLPDFMVFLNWKELPWFWHGFDMFWFAALMVLVVPGLLAFVFGWFAFRSRVNGVYLSIITQAMTYALLLAFFRNDMGFGGNNGLTDFKDILGFSVQADGTRAVLFAMTAVMLAISLLIASGIVNSKFGKVLVGVRDAESRVRFLGFRVENIKLFTFVVSAMMAGIAGALFVPQVGIINPGEFSPANSIEVVVWTAVGGRGTLIGPIIGALLVNGGKSYFTGAFPEFWLFALGGLFIAVTLFFPKGIIGTVQHYLAGRREKRVAGAAREAGNDSAVAQQAAE from the coding sequence ATGATTACCGGCTTCCTCCTGCGCGCGCTCGACCGCCGCATTTCCATCGCCATCGGCATTATTCTCGCCATCGCCGTGCTGGTGCCAGCCTCCAACCTCCTGTTGCCGGAGGGCAGCGCGTTCCGCATCCCGACCTATATCATGTCGATGCTCGGCAAATATCTGGCCTACGCGCTGCTCGCGCTCGCGCTTGATCTGGTGTGGGGTTATTGCGGCATTCTCTCCCTTGGCCACGCCGCCTTCTTTGCGCTCGGCGGTTATGCCATGGGCATGTATCTGATGCGGCAGATCGGCACGCGTGGGGTCTATGGCCATCCGGTGCTGCCTGATTTCATGGTGTTCCTCAACTGGAAGGAACTGCCGTGGTTCTGGCACGGCTTCGACATGTTCTGGTTTGCGGCGCTGATGGTGCTTGTCGTGCCGGGGTTGCTCGCTTTCGTGTTCGGTTGGTTCGCCTTCCGCTCGCGCGTCAACGGCGTTTATCTGTCGATCATCACCCAAGCCATGACCTACGCCCTGCTCCTTGCCTTCTTCCGCAACGACATGGGTTTCGGCGGCAATAACGGCCTCACCGACTTCAAGGATATTCTCGGCTTTTCCGTGCAGGCCGACGGCACCCGTGCCGTGCTGTTTGCGATGACGGCGGTGATGCTGGCGATCTCGCTGCTGATTGCCTCCGGCATCGTCAATTCCAAGTTTGGCAAGGTGCTGGTGGGTGTGCGGGATGCGGAAAGCCGGGTGCGGTTCCTCGGTTTTAGGGTTGAAAACATCAAGCTCTTTACTTTCGTCGTCTCGGCGATGATGGCAGGCATTGCCGGTGCGCTGTTCGTGCCGCAGGTGGGCATCATCAATCCCGGCGAATTTTCGCCCGCCAACTCCATCGAGGTGGTGGTGTGGACGGCGGTCGGCGGGCGCGGCACGTTGATCGGGCCGATCATCGGCGCGCTGCTTGTGAACGGCGGCAAGAGCTATTTCACTGGCGCGTTCCCGGAATTCTGGCTGTTTGCGCTGGGTGGTCTCTTCATCGCTGTCACGCTGTTCTTCCCCAAGGGCATCATCGGCACGGTGCAGCATTATCTTGCGGGACGACGCGAGAAGCGTGTGGCGGGCGCGGCGCGTGAAGCTGGCAACGACAGCGCGGTTGCGCAACAGGCGGCGGAGTAA
- the urtD gene encoding urea ABC transporter ATP-binding protein UrtD yields MNTVSENRTKSLLYLDGVSVSFDGFRALNSLSFVVEPGELRAIIGPNGAGKTTMMDIITGKTRPDTGTVLFEDSIDLTKKDEADIAQLGIGRKFQKPTVFESHTVWDNLELALNRKRGVFATLFYRLTAEDKARIEEILATVRLGHRRGDLAANLSHGQKQWLEIGMLLAQEPKLLLVDEPVAGMTDAETAETAVLLKEIAKTRSVVVVEHDMGFIRELGVKVTCLAEGSVLAEGSIDFVSSDPKVIENYLGR; encoded by the coding sequence ATGAACACGGTTTCCGAAAACAGAACCAAGAGCCTGCTTTACCTCGATGGCGTTTCCGTTTCGTTCGATGGTTTCAGGGCGCTGAATTCCCTTTCCTTCGTGGTGGAGCCGGGCGAACTTCGCGCCATCATCGGCCCCAACGGCGCGGGAAAGACGACGATGATGGATATCATCACCGGCAAGACCCGGCCGGATACCGGCACGGTGCTGTTCGAAGACAGCATCGACCTCACCAAGAAGGACGAGGCGGATATCGCCCAGCTCGGCATCGGCCGGAAATTCCAGAAGCCGACGGTGTTTGAAAGCCATACCGTCTGGGACAATCTGGAACTGGCGCTGAACCGCAAACGCGGCGTGTTCGCGACGCTGTTCTACCGGCTGACGGCGGAAGACAAGGCACGCATCGAGGAAATCCTCGCCACCGTGCGGCTTGGCCACCGCCGGGGAGACCTCGCCGCCAATCTTTCGCATGGGCAGAAACAGTGGCTGGAGATTGGCATGCTCTTGGCACAGGAACCGAAGCTTCTCCTGGTGGATGAACCGGTGGCGGGTATGACGGATGCCGAGACAGCGGAAACCGCGGTGCTCTTAAAGGAAATTGCGAAAACCCGATCCGTTGTGGTGGTCGAGCACGATATGGGCTTCATCCGGGAGCTGGGGGTGAAGGTAACGTGCCTTGCCGAAGGCTCGGTGCTGGCCGAAGGGTCGATCGATTTCGTGTCCAGCGATCCGAAGGTGATCGAGAATTATCTGGGGCGGTGA
- the urtE gene encoding urea ABC transporter ATP-binding subunit UrtE — protein sequence MLTVDNINLHYGAAQALRGVSLKAEMGKITCVLGRNGVGKSSLLRAVTGQQATSAGTIRFGDAALDGLAPYQRAKRGVGYVPQGREIFPLLSVQENLESGYAPLSRKERFIPDDIFSLFPVLQTMLSRRGGDLSGGQQQQLAIGRALVTRPKILVLDEPTEGIQPSIIKDIGRAIKYLRDSTGMAILLVEQYLDFCRELADYVYIMDRGEIVHEGLAETLDTPEARRHLTV from the coding sequence ATGCTGACAGTCGACAACATCAACCTCCACTACGGCGCAGCGCAGGCCCTGCGCGGCGTGTCGCTGAAGGCCGAGATGGGCAAGATCACCTGCGTTCTCGGCCGCAACGGCGTCGGAAAAAGCTCGCTGTTGCGCGCCGTCACCGGCCAGCAGGCCACCAGCGCCGGCACGATCCGTTTCGGCGATGCGGCACTGGATGGGCTGGCGCCTTACCAGCGGGCGAAGCGCGGCGTCGGTTACGTGCCGCAGGGCCGGGAAATCTTTCCGCTGCTGAGCGTTCAGGAAAATCTGGAGAGCGGTTATGCGCCGCTGTCGCGCAAGGAGCGGTTCATCCCGGATGATATTTTCAGCCTGTTTCCGGTGCTGCAGACCATGCTGTCGCGCCGCGGCGGCGATCTCTCCGGCGGTCAGCAACAGCAGCTTGCCATCGGCCGGGCGCTGGTCACGCGGCCGAAAATCCTTGTGCTCGACGAGCCGACCGAGGGCATTCAGCCGTCGATCATCAAGGATATCGGCCGTGCGATTAAATATCTGCGCGATTCCACCGGCATGGCGATCCTGCTGGTCGAGCAATATCTGGATTTCTGCCGCGAACTTGCCGACTACGTCTACATCATGGACCGCGGCGAGATCGTGCATGAGGGGCTGGCCGAAACGCTGGATACGCCGGAAGCGCGGCGACATCTTACCGTGTAA
- a CDS encoding alpha/beta hydrolase family esterase translates to MIQDFAVGRASRWVRFARSLFIGLVISAGAGAAASASTCGQDIGPGMEPGRHDFSILSNGQKRDGVYFVPSAYDGKKALPVVFDFHGSNSNPHGQLNRSGWDKLAERDGLVVVALAGSLNGELPGTHAWNVPGVTTRPGGLDEVSFIHDAIAMVKGKFCVDEERFYGSGYSGGGRMLSQFICTGAKDFNAAGFVASLRAGYPQETEGKWAPDAASCTPARPMSIIAFAGLKDPANPYQGGGKSYWQYSGETALKRWAEMDGCKGAAKSKVGESFTVNSYDVCKAGARIQSYVIENWDHAWPRATMKAEVLAANAVVTRKPGGEQTPKAQPAVERKMPTGEVTRTVDAAERMWDFFRNTEGQMVVDAVVKKDCVAKANPASATVSETACSSNSKPSALPVAKTLNLSGNNAPLAEDAL, encoded by the coding sequence ATGATTCAAGACTTTGCAGTGGGCCGGGCTTCCCGGTGGGTGCGTTTCGCACGCAGCCTGTTCATCGGGCTGGTAATCAGCGCAGGCGCAGGGGCCGCAGCGTCGGCATCGACCTGCGGTCAGGATATCGGCCCCGGCATGGAACCGGGTCGGCATGATTTTTCCATTCTCTCTAACGGGCAGAAACGCGACGGCGTCTATTTTGTTCCATCCGCCTATGATGGAAAAAAGGCCCTGCCTGTCGTATTCGATTTCCACGGCTCCAACAGCAACCCGCACGGGCAGCTGAACCGCAGCGGCTGGGACAAGCTTGCCGAGCGTGATGGTCTTGTGGTCGTCGCGCTGGCGGGCAGTTTAAACGGCGAATTGCCGGGCACCCATGCCTGGAATGTGCCCGGCGTTACAACACGCCCCGGCGGGCTGGACGAGGTGAGCTTCATTCATGATGCTATTGCCATGGTGAAGGGCAAGTTCTGCGTCGATGAGGAACGTTTTTACGGTTCCGGCTATTCCGGCGGCGGGCGCATGCTGTCGCAATTCATCTGCACCGGAGCCAAGGATTTTAATGCCGCCGGTTTTGTCGCCTCGTTGCGCGCGGGTTATCCGCAGGAAACCGAAGGCAAATGGGCACCGGATGCGGCAAGCTGCACACCGGCGCGGCCGATGTCGATCATCGCCTTTGCCGGGCTGAAGGATCCCGCCAACCCCTATCAGGGCGGCGGCAAATCCTACTGGCAATATAGCGGCGAGACGGCGCTGAAACGCTGGGCCGAGATGGATGGCTGCAAGGGCGCCGCCAAAAGCAAGGTGGGCGAGAGCTTCACCGTCAATTCCTACGATGTCTGCAAGGCCGGTGCGCGCATCCAGTCCTATGTCATCGAGAACTGGGACCATGCCTGGCCGCGCGCCACCATGAAGGCCGAGGTTCTGGCGGCGAACGCCGTTGTTACCCGCAAGCCCGGTGGCGAGCAGACGCCGAAGGCGCAGCCCGCGGTGGAGCGCAAGATGCCCACAGGCGAAGTGACGCGCACGGTTGATGCGGCCGAAAGAATGTGGGATTTCTTCCGCAACACGGAAGGGCAGATGGTGGTGGACGCCGTCGTCAAGAAGGATTGCGTCGCCAAGGCCAATCCCGCTTCCGCAACTGTTTCGGAGACCGCGTGCAGCAGCAACAGCAAGCCATCAGCCCTTCCGGTTGCGAAGACGCTCAACCTGTCCGGCAACAACGCGCCCTTGGCAGAGGACGCATTGTAA
- a CDS encoding urease accessory protein UreD has protein sequence MQQQQQAISPSGCEDAQPVRQQRALGRGRIVTKAVEGRSRLDELFQEGCAKIRLPDTFSNEMEAILINSSGGLTGGDDMEWQAAAAAGTSLVVTTQACEKVYKASSGTATVTARVSAGPGAKLHWLPQETIIFDRASLTRRLEADLDQSSEFIAVEAVLLGRQAMGEAMTHGLFRDRWRIRHGGKLVHAEELLLEGEVAALTAKTAVLAGQVAFATLLYIGPLAEALLPKIRAIAGESGGASEWRGKLVARVAAADGFSLRKLLFPIISLLRNDAPVPKVWNL, from the coding sequence GTGCAGCAGCAACAGCAAGCCATCAGCCCTTCCGGTTGCGAAGACGCTCAACCTGTCCGGCAACAACGCGCCCTTGGCAGAGGACGCATTGTAACCAAGGCGGTGGAAGGGCGCAGCCGGCTGGATGAATTGTTTCAGGAGGGCTGCGCCAAAATCCGCCTGCCGGATACGTTTTCCAATGAAATGGAAGCCATTCTCATCAATTCCTCCGGCGGCCTGACCGGCGGGGATGACATGGAATGGCAAGCGGCGGCCGCAGCCGGCACATCGCTGGTGGTTACCACGCAGGCCTGCGAGAAGGTCTACAAGGCATCGTCTGGCACTGCCACCGTCACCGCCCGAGTTTCTGCCGGGCCGGGCGCGAAGCTCCACTGGCTGCCGCAGGAAACCATCATCTTCGATCGCGCGTCGCTCACCCGAAGGCTTGAAGCCGATCTCGATCAATCCTCAGAATTTATCGCCGTCGAAGCCGTTTTACTTGGCCGCCAGGCCATGGGCGAGGCGATGACGCATGGGCTTTTTCGTGACCGCTGGCGGATTCGCCATGGCGGCAAGCTGGTGCATGCAGAAGAGTTGCTGCTTGAAGGCGAGGTGGCGGCGCTGACCGCGAAGACGGCGGTTCTGGCCGGGCAGGTCGCCTTTGCAACGCTGCTTTATATCGGGCCTCTCGCCGAGGCGCTTCTGCCTAAAATCCGGGCGATTGCCGGGGAAAGCGGCGGCGCCAGCGAATGGCGGGGCAAGCTCGTGGCGCGCGTTGCCGCCGCCGATGGTTTCTCCTTGAGAAAATTGCTTTTTCCGATCATTTCGCTCTTGCGAAACGACGCGCCAGTGCCGAAAGTCTGGAATCTGTAA
- a CDS encoding urease subunit gamma has protein sequence MNLSPREKDKLLISMAAMVARRRLERGVKLNYPEAIALITDFVVEGARDGRAVSDLMEAGAHVISRDQVMDGIAEMIHDVQVEATFPDGTKLVTVHEPIR, from the coding sequence ATGAACCTTAGCCCAAGAGAAAAAGACAAGCTGCTGATTTCCATGGCCGCTATGGTGGCGCGCCGCCGGCTGGAACGTGGCGTGAAGCTGAACTATCCGGAAGCGATTGCGCTGATTACCGATTTCGTCGTCGAGGGCGCCCGTGATGGCCGTGCCGTTTCCGATCTGATGGAAGCCGGCGCGCATGTCATTTCCCGTGATCAGGTGATGGACGGCATTGCCGAGATGATCCACGATGTGCAGGTGGAAGCGACATTCCCTGATGGCACCAAGCTGGTGACCGTTCACGAACCGATCCGGTGA
- a CDS encoding urease subunit beta, translating to MNPGEIIAAEGSIELNAGQPTVTIEVANSGDRPVQVGSHYHFFETNAGLLFDRDKARGMRLDIPAGTAVRFEPGQKREVTLVPLSGKREVYGFRQQVMGRL from the coding sequence ATGAACCCAGGCGAAATCATTGCCGCAGAGGGCAGCATCGAACTCAATGCCGGCCAGCCGACCGTGACCATCGAAGTCGCCAATTCGGGCGACCGGCCGGTGCAGGTGGGCAGCCACTACCATTTTTTCGAGACCAATGCGGGTCTCCTCTTCGACCGCGACAAGGCGCGCGGCATGCGTCTCGATATTCCTGCCGGCACGGCAGTGCGTTTCGAGCCCGGCCAGAAGCGGGAGGTAACGCTGGTGCCGCTGTCCGGCAAGCGCGAGGTTTATGGTTTCCGTCAACAGGTCATGGGGAGGTTATGA
- a CDS encoding GFA family protein: MATAHYHGSCQCGSVSFEVDVDLDHTVICNCSRCKRLGSTLAFAPREKFTLLSGEDKLSEYLFNKHKIHHFFCSTCGIESFAYADGPDGTPMVAVNANCLDGVDPRALKPQAFDGAAA; the protein is encoded by the coding sequence ATGGCGACGGCGCATTATCATGGAAGCTGCCAGTGCGGCAGCGTAAGCTTCGAGGTCGATGTCGATCTCGACCATACCGTCATTTGCAATTGTTCGCGCTGCAAGCGTCTGGGCTCGACACTCGCCTTTGCGCCGCGGGAGAAATTCACGCTGCTTTCCGGAGAGGACAAGCTGAGCGAATATCTCTTCAACAAGCACAAGATCCATCATTTTTTCTGCTCTACCTGTGGCATCGAAAGCTTTGCCTATGCCGATGGGCCTGACGGTACGCCGATGGTGGCGGTCAATGCCAATTGTCTCGATGGCGTCGATCCAAGAGCGTTGAAGCCGCAGGCTTTTGACGGCGCGGCGGCCTGA
- a CDS encoding lysozyme inhibitor LprI family protein — protein sequence MAISKNSLAAATVFWVAAGISGPAAAQEPDCKEPQTQADMTICAGKDYEKADKQLNVEYQKLRKLLTERDKAADADGKGAADALVTAQRAWVAFRDANCALSGFQARGGSMEPMLISSCLAEMSTKRADDLRQLSEGF from the coding sequence ATGGCGATCAGCAAAAACAGCCTTGCCGCGGCCACCGTCTTCTGGGTGGCTGCAGGCATCTCTGGCCCGGCCGCCGCACAGGAGCCGGATTGCAAGGAACCGCAGACACAGGCGGATATGACGATTTGCGCCGGCAAGGATTACGAAAAGGCCGACAAGCAGCTCAATGTCGAGTATCAGAAGCTGCGCAAGCTGCTTACCGAACGTGACAAGGCGGCGGATGCGGATGGCAAGGGCGCGGCCGATGCACTGGTCACTGCCCAGCGCGCCTGGGTGGCGTTTCGCGATGCCAATTGCGCGCTATCAGGCTTTCAGGCGCGGGGTGGTTCGATGGAGCCGATGCTGATTTCTTCGTGTCTGGCCGAGATGAGTACAAAGCGGGCGGATGATCTGCGCCAGCTGTCGGAAGGCTTCTGA
- a CDS encoding Urease operon accessory protein, whose translation MGRRIAIVGNGELPPGTARLIDRSDIVIRFNDCRSLGLGGTRTDVVAVCNTGRPGREMTEGAEWRESDGVRQAAAIWSVRDPAKFAEMEPDIRARWPELTDFCMDYTAAFAAIARAGGKSHVVIHREVHERLDVALEAYKPEPYVCPSTGLVAIAHVLETVSGEDDEVAIAGFGHQGWSGHPFSAEKQLVETLAVARRLKRISPTSIFSASEGA comes from the coding sequence ATGGGGCGGCGGATCGCGATTGTCGGAAATGGGGAGTTGCCGCCCGGCACCGCCCGGCTTATCGACCGTTCGGATATCGTCATCCGTTTTAACGACTGCCGCTCGCTGGGGCTTGGCGGCACGCGCACCGATGTCGTGGCCGTCTGCAATACAGGACGGCCGGGTCGTGAGATGACCGAAGGAGCCGAATGGCGCGAGAGCGACGGCGTGCGACAGGCCGCTGCCATCTGGTCGGTGCGCGATCCCGCAAAATTTGCGGAAATGGAACCTGATATCCGCGCGCGGTGGCCGGAGCTCACCGATTTCTGCATGGATTACACCGCTGCCTTTGCAGCAATCGCGCGGGCGGGCGGCAAAAGCCACGTCGTTATCCATCGGGAGGTTCATGAACGGCTCGATGTCGCGCTCGAAGCTTACAAGCCGGAACCTTACGTCTGCCCCAGCACCGGGCTTGTCGCCATTGCCCATGTTCTTGAGACTGTGAGCGGCGAGGATGACGAGGTGGCGATTGCCGGTTTCGGCCACCAGGGTTGGAGTGGCCATCCATTTTCCGCCGAAAAGCAGCTGGTTGAAACCCTTGCGGTTGCACGCCGGCTTAAACGAATTTCTCCCACATCGATTTTCTCCGCGTCCGAAGGAGCCTGA